A genomic region of Mycobacterium sp. Aquia_213 contains the following coding sequences:
- a CDS encoding alpha/beta hydrolase translates to MPSFDKADEKPPIDPILLKVLDAVPFRLSTDDGIDAARQRFRDLPRRPVHPELRVEDRTIEGPGGAIAIRIYWPPTDSDDSTLPVVVYLHGGGFVIGDLDTHDGTARQHAVGADAIVVSVDYRLAPEHPYPAAVEDAWAATLWVVEHGDELGADPARLAVAGDSAGGNIAAAVAQQSRDEGGPPIVFQLLWYPSVLWDQSLPSFAENATAPILDTRAIAQFSRWYAGDVDLSNPPVRMAPGRAKNLAGLPAAYIGVAGYDPLRDDGITYGKLLAAAGVPAEVHNAETMVHGYLGYAGVVPAATAGSDRGLAALRNALSR, encoded by the coding sequence CATCGACGCTGCGCGCCAGCGGTTCCGCGATCTGCCGCGGCGGCCGGTGCATCCCGAGCTGCGCGTCGAGGACCGCACCATCGAGGGCCCGGGTGGTGCGATAGCCATCAGGATCTATTGGCCGCCAACAGATTCCGATGACAGCACGCTGCCCGTCGTTGTCTACTTGCACGGCGGCGGTTTCGTGATCGGCGACCTTGACACCCACGACGGCACCGCCCGCCAGCACGCGGTGGGTGCCGACGCGATCGTGGTGTCCGTCGATTACCGGTTGGCTCCCGAGCACCCGTATCCCGCTGCCGTCGAAGACGCTTGGGCCGCAACGTTGTGGGTCGTCGAGCACGGCGACGAGCTGGGCGCCGACCCGGCTCGGCTTGCCGTCGCCGGTGATTCGGCGGGGGGCAACATCGCCGCGGCGGTCGCTCAGCAGAGCCGCGACGAGGGCGGACCGCCGATCGTCTTCCAGCTGTTGTGGTATCCCTCCGTGCTCTGGGACCAGTCGCTGCCCTCCTTCGCCGAGAACGCCACCGCGCCGATTCTCGACACCAGGGCCATCGCGCAGTTCTCCCGTTGGTACGCAGGCGATGTCGACTTGTCTAACCCGCCGGTGCGAATGGCGCCGGGGCGGGCGAAGAACTTGGCCGGCCTGCCGGCGGCCTACATCGGCGTCGCCGGTTACGACCCACTGCGCGACGACGGCATCACGTACGGCAAGCTGCTGGCCGCCGCGGGCGTGCCCGCCGAGGTGCACAACGCCGAGACGATGGTGCACGGCTATCTCGGCTATGCCGGCGTGGTTCCGGCCGCCACGGCCGGGTCGGACCGGGGGCTCGCGGCACTCCGGAATGCGCTATCCAGGTAA